The genomic window AATACCGCACGGGATTGTGCTCCCGTCCGGCCTCTCTGTGAAAAAGCCTGGAGGCTTCTTAGTAGAGGCGCTGGAACTTGCGGTTTTCGCGCTGCAGCTTCTTAGCGTGGCGCTTAACAGCGGCAGCTGCCTTGCGCTTGCGAACAGCAGTCGGCTTCTCGTAGAACTCGCGACGACGTACTTCGGACAGTACACCGGCTTTTTCGCAGGAGCGCTTGAAGCGGCGCAGGGCGATATCGAAAGGTTCGTTGTCTTTGATTCGTACTGAGGGCATTAGAATACCTGTAAAATTCGTTTCTCTCGGCCTTTCCGGCAAATGCTCTCGCAGTTGCAATCCGGAGGCCGGTTCACAGCGAGGGCGCAAATTCTAATCACTCGGGTCGGCGATCGCAAGCCTCT from Microbulbifer aggregans includes these protein-coding regions:
- the rpsU gene encoding 30S ribosomal protein S21 encodes the protein MPSVRIKDNEPFDIALRRFKRSCEKAGVLSEVRRREFYEKPTAVRKRKAAAAVKRHAKKLQRENRKFQRLY